A window of the Cicer arietinum cultivar CDC Frontier isolate Library 1 chromosome 6, Cicar.CDCFrontier_v2.0, whole genome shotgun sequence genome harbors these coding sequences:
- the LOC101494083 gene encoding polyadenylate-binding protein RBP47-like produces MAQQSNSGDLNQHPQQQQQQHQQQQPWAQPHQYQQQWMSMQYPATAMAMMQQQMMMYPQHYMPYVHPHHYQPPHQQQPSPPPQSHHNHHHHQQQQKQVSPDEIKTIWLGDLHHWMDETFLHNCFAHTGEVVSAKVIRNKQTGQSEGYGFIEFYSRATAEKVLQNYNGTMMPNTDQAFRLNWASFSAGGGERRSSDATSDLSIFVGDLAIDVTDAMLQEVFASRYSSIKGAKVVIDSNSGRSKGYGFVRFGDENERTRAMTEMNGVYCSSRAMRIGVATPKKTYGNPQQYASQAVVLAGGHSSNGAVAQGSQSEGDSNNTTIFVGGLDSDISDEDLRQPFLQFGDVVSVKIPVGKGCGFVQLADRKNAEDAIQALNGTMIGKQTVRLSWGRSPGNKHWRNDSNGNHYGGGQGYGGHGYGGHGFAARQNQDIAMQPAAAIQGAS; encoded by the exons ATGGCTCAACAAAGTAACAGTGGCGATCTGAATCAGCATCCTCAGCAGCAACAGCAGCAGCATCAGCAGCAACAGCCATGGGCGCAGCCGCATCAGTATCAACAACAATGGATGTCTATGCAGTATCCTGCTACTGCTATGGCTATGATGCAGCAACAGATGATGATGTATCCTCAGCATTACATGCCGTATGTTCATCCTCATCATTATCAGCCGCCACATCAGCAACAGCCTTCGCCGCCTCCTCAGAGTCATCATAACCACCATCATCACCAGCAGCAGCAGAAACAAGTCTCTCCCGATGAGATCAAGACGATCTGGCTTGGTGACCTTCACCATTGGATGGACGAAACTTTTCTTCATAACTGCTTTGCTCACACCGGCGAG GTTGTATCGGCCAAGGTCATACGTAATAAGCAAACTGGTCAGTCGGAGGGATATGGATTTATTGAGTTCTATTCGCGGGCGACGGCTGAGAAAGTCTTGCAGAACTATAATGGTACTATGATGCCAAATACAGATCAGGCTTTTCGTCTGAATTGGGCTTCATTCAGCGCTGGTGGCGGTGAGAGACGTTCTTCTGATGCTACTTCTGATCTCTCTATATTTGTGGGGGACTTGGCCATAGATGTTACTGATGCTATGCTGCAAGAGGTGTTTGCTAGCAGATACTCATCTATTAAGGGAGCAAAAGTTGTCATTGATTCTAATTCTGGCCGTTCAAAAGGCTATGGTTTTGTTAGGTTTGGTGATGAAAATGAGAGGACAAGGGCAATGACTGAAATGAATGGTGTTTATTGTTCTAGCAGGGCGATGCGAATAGGTGTTGCAACACCCAAAAAAACTTATGGAAATCCCCAACAATATGCCTCACAAg CTGTGGTGTTGGCTGGTGGACACTCATCTAATGGTGCTGTGGCCCAAGGTTCCCAATCTGAAGGGGATTCTAACAACACAACT ATATTTGTTGGAGGGCTTGATTCTGACATCAGTGATGAGGATCTCAGACAACCATTTTTGCAATTTGGTGATGTTGTCTCTGTGAAGATTCCAGTCGGTAAAGGATGTGGTTTTGTTCAACTTGCTGACAG AAAGAATGCTGAGGACGCAATTCAAGCATTGAACGGAACAATGATTGGGAAGCAGACAGTGCGCCTTTCTTGGGGTCGCAGTCCAGGAAATAAGCAT TGGAGGAATGATTCTAATGGGAATCATTACGGTGGCGGTCAGGGTTATGGAGGCCATGGATATGGAGGTCATGGATTTGCTGCTAGACAGAATCAGGATATAGCTATGCAACCTGCTGCTGCAATTCAAGGTGCTTCCTAA